ACTAACGCACTTTCTTCCGTCCGGAGACCTCCCTTGGCCCACACCGAAGCCCACGCCACGGCCAGCCTTCTCGACGCCGGCGGGCGGGCGGAGATGGAGCGGAGCTGGCGACCAGAGCCCGGCTTCTGGGGGTGGCTCGTCGCAGTGGACCACAAGTCCATCGCGAAGCGCTACATCGCCACCGCCTTCATCTTCTTCCTGCTCGGCGGGCTGGAGGCGATGGTCATGCGCATCCAGCTCGCCCGGCCGGAGAACGGGCTGCTGTCGCCAGACCAGTACAACCAGCTGTTCACCATGCACGGCACCACGATGATGTTCCTGTTCGGGGTGCCGGTGCAGATTGCGGTGGCGCTCTACTTCGTGCCGCTGATGGTGGGGACGCGCAACGTCGCCTTCCCCCGCCTCAACGCGTTCGGCTACTGGACGTACCTCATCGGCGGGGTGCTGCTGTACTCCGGCTTCATCCTCAACACGGGGCCGGACGCGGGGTGGTTCAACTACGTCCCCCTCTCCGGGCCGCAGTATTCGCCGGGGAAGCGGATCGACGTGTGGGCGCAGACCGTGACCTTTACCGAGATCGCGTCGCTGGTGGCGGCGGTGACGCTGATCGTCACCATCCTCAAGCAGCGCGCGCCGGGGATGTCGCTCAACCGGCTGCCGCTGTACGTGTGGTCGATCCTGGTGACGGCGGTGGTGATCCTCTTCGCCATGCCCTCGGTGGCGCTGGCCAGCATGATGCTCGCCATGGACCGGCTGATCGGCACGCACTTCTTCAACCCGGCGGAGGGGGGCGATCCGCTCCTCTGGCAGCACCTGTTCTGGTTCTTTGGGCACCCCGAAGTCTACATCATGTTCATCCCCGCCACGGGATTCGTGTCCGAGATCATCCCCGTCTTCGCGCGGCGCAAGATGTTCGGCCACACGCCGCTGGTGCTCTCGCTGGTGGCGACGGGGTTCCTGGCGTTCGGGCTGTGGGTGCACCACATGTTCACCACGGGGCTGCCGCAGCTCGGGCAGAGCTTCTTCACGGCGGCGTCGCTGATGATCGCGATCCCCAACGGCGTCCAGATCTTCTGCTGGATCGCGACGTTGTGGGCGGGGCGGCCGCGGTTCGCCACACCGCTCCTCTTCGTCATCGGCTTCATCGTCCTGTTCGTGTGCGGAGGGATCACGGGGGTGATGGTGGCCTCGGTGCCCTTCGACCAGCAGGCGCACGACACCTACTTCGTGGTGGCGCACCTTCACTACGTGCAGATCGGCGCCTTCGTCTTCCCGCTCTTCGGCGCCTTCTACTACTGGTTCCCCAAGGTGATGGGGAGGATGCTCTCCGAGACGCTGGGGAAGGTGCACTTCTGGCTCTTCTTCGTGGGGATGAACGTCACCTTCTTCCCCATGCACTTCCTGGGGTTCATGGGGATGACGCGCCGCGTGTACACCTATCCGGTGGAGGCGGGGTGGGCGCCGCTCAACCTGATGGCCACCGTGGGCGCGGCGCTGATGGCGGCGGGGATCCTGACCTTCCTGGCGAACGTCTTCACCAGCGCGCGCCGCGGCGCGCCGGCCGGCGACGACCCGTGGGGCTCGCACACGCTGGAGTGGGGCACCGCGTCGCCGCCGCCCGCCTACAACTTCCTCCACATCCCGGTGGTGCAGGGGCTGTACGCGCTGTGGGAGCGCACCCCCGACCGGCCCGTGGTCACGGGGATGGGAACGCGCCGCCCCGAGGTCCTGCTCACCACCGTGCTCGACGCGGAGCCCGACGCGCGCTACGAGCACCCCGGCCCCAGCATCGCGCCGCTGCTCTGCGCGCTTGCCGTGGGGGTGACGTTCATCGGCGGCATCTTCACCACGTGGGCGTTCGTGGTGGGCCCCGCGCTCCTCTTCCCCGCCCTGCTGGTGTGGATGACGACGCAGGATGACCACGATGGCCCGCGCACCGAGGGAGAGGAGCCCGCATGAGCGCCGAGCGCAGTGTGCTGGACGTTTCCGGCCTCCCCAAGGTCGTCTTTGGCCACCGGTCGCTCCTGTGGTGGGGGACGGTCGGCTTCATGGTGATCGAGGGGTTCACCCTGGTGCTGATGGTGGCGGCCTACTTCTACCTGCGTACCGGCGAGATGGGATGGCCGCCGGGGCGCACTCCCAACCCGGAGCTGCTGATCCCCACCATCAACACCGTGCTCCTCCTGCTGGTGATGGCGCCCATGCACGCCGCGGGGAAGGCGGCGAAGCGCTTCGACCGGCGCGGGGTGGCGCGCGGTCTCCTGATCGCCTGCGCGCTGACGCTGGTGGTGAACGTGCTGCGCTGGTGGGAGCTGCTGGCGCTCAACGTGCGCTGGGACGCGCACGCCTACGCCTCGGCCGCGTGGGGCGTGGTGGTGCTGCACGCCACGCTCATCGTGGTCGATTTCTTTGAGACGGGGACGCTCGCGGCGCTCTTTTTGTCCGGCCGCGCGCTGCGGAAGCACTATCCGGACGTGGCCGACGCGGCGTTCTACCAGTACTTCCTCTCGCTCGCGTGGGTGCCGGTGTACCTGGTCATCTACTGGGGGCCGCGGGTGCTGTGAGGTGCCCCCTCCCCCGCGGGCGGGGGCGGGGGAGGGGGAGAATGCGGCGCGGAGGGCGGGGGGTGGTGTGGCGCTGGGGGCGGGTGCAACGGAACGGGGGCGAGGATGGTGGATACGACGGAGGAAGCCGGGCGGGTGCGAGGGGGGCGCGCGATTGCGGCGCTCTGGTTCGCCGTGCTCGCGGGGCCGGTGGCGTGGATGCTGGGGCTGAACGTCCAGTACTCGCTGGTGCGCCTGGAGTGCGAGAACGGCGGCGTCCTTCCGCTCCACCTGGTGAGCCTCGCCACATTCGCGATCGCGGCGGCGGGGGGCGTGGTGGCCTGGCGGGAGTGGCGGCGCGCCGGCGGCGTCTGGCCGGGCGAAGGCCCCGGCGCCATCCCCCGCAGCCGCTTCATGGCCGCCATGGGGCTCCTGGGCAGCCCGCTGTTCGCGCTGGCGATCCTGGCCCAGTGGGTGGCGAGCTGGTTCCTGAACCCGTGCATGGGGATCTGATGGCGGGCCCTCACCCCCGCTCGTTCCTCGCTGCCCCCTCTCCCGATAACGGGAGAGGGCTGCGCCCTCACGTCATCGAGAGAGGGGGCGGGTCCGCGGGATGCCGGCGCGCACACGGTGTTCTCCCCCTCCCCCGCCCTGCGCCCCCGCGGGCGGGGGCCGGGGGGAGGGGTCCCGCCGCCCTGCTCCTCCTCCTGCTCCTGGCGCCGTCGCCGGGGTGGGCGCACACGGGGCGGCCGCTGGCGCCGCACGACCTGTGGACGGCGTGGGCGTTCGATCCGGGGGTGGTGGCGGCGCTCTTTTTGAGCGCGTGGCTTTACTCGCGGGGGACGGAGCGGCTCTGGCGGCGTTCGGGGGTGGGGCGCGGCGTGCGGCGGTGGGAGGCCGGGTGCTTCGCGGCGGGATGGGTCACGCTGGCCGTGGCGATGGTGTCGCCGCTGCACCCGCTGGGTGGGGTGCTCTTTTCCGCGCACATGGTGCAGCACGAACTCCTGATGGCCCTCGCCGCGCCGCTGCTGGTGCTGGGGAGGCCGATGCTCCCGTTTCTGTGGGCGCTCCCCATGAGCTGGCGGCGCGCGGCGGGGGCCGGGGCGCGGCGGCAGGCGGTGCGCGCGGGGTGGCGGTTCGTTACCGCGCCGTTCGCGGCGTTCGCCCTGCACGCGGCCGCGCTCTGGCTCTGGCACATCCCTGGCCCGTATCAGGCGACGCTCACCAGCGAATGGATGCACACGCTGCAGCACGCCAGCTTCCTGGGCACCGGGCTCCTCTTCTGGTGGGCGCTGGTGCACGGGCGCGAGGGGCGGATGGGGTACGGCGCCGCGGTCTTCTACCTCTTCGCCACGGCGATGCACAGCGGCGGGTTGGGAGCGCTGCTGACCTTTGCGCGCGCGCCCTGGTACCCTGAATACGGCGCGGCGGGCGCGGCGTGGGGGCTGACGCCGCTGGAGGATCAGCAGCTCGCGGGGCTGATCATGTGGATTCCCGCAGGCGCCAGCTACCTGGTGGCGGGGCTGGCGCTGGTGGCGGCGTGGATGCGCGAGTCTGAGCGGAAGGCGGCGCGCTGGCAGGACCGCGCACTGCTGCGGCCCACCTGAGGAGTCAGACCGATGCGATTCAGTCGACGGATGCTCCTGCTGACGGCGCTCGCGCTCTCCGCGTGCGGCGGCGGGCCGGACAAGAAGGCGATGGAGGAGGCCGCCGCCCTCACCCGCGGCGACCCGCACGCGGGACGGGAGCAGATCCGGCGCTACGGCTGCAACGCCTGCCACACCATCCCCGGCATCCAGGGCGCGCACGGCGCCGCGGGCCCTCCGCTCGGCGGGATCGTGGGCCGCATGTACATCGCCGGCGTGCTCACCAACACGCCTGACCACATGGTGAAGTGGATCCAGGACCCCCCGGGCATCGAGCCCAAGACCGCCATGCCGAACCTGGGCGTCACCGAAGAAGAAGCCCGCGACATCGCCGCCTACCTCTACGCCCTGAAGTAGCGGCGCAAGCCGACACACGCCGCCCCACCCTCGCCGACCCGCCTCGCTAATCGACGCGATCTCCCCCCTCTCCCAGCGGTCTGGGAGAGGGGGGACGGGGGGGTGAGGGCGCCACCCGCAGCTCCGGCACCCCCACGATCTCGTACGTCGCGGACGCCAACCCCATCCCCGCGGCATCGAAGCCGTCCAGGATGTCGCGGGCGATGGCGTCCTTGAGGGCACGCACGCCGTGGTCGGGCGCCAGGAAGCGCACCGTGATCTCCAGCCAGTTGTCCGTCAGGCGCAGCGTGGTGCGCGGCTCCGGGTCCGCCGCCTCGATGCGGTAGTGGCGCTGGAGCCTTGCGAGCGCCGCGCTCCCGCGCTCGGTGACCTCCACCGTGTGGCGCCGCGCGGCCTCCAGGATGATCGCCTCCGCGCGCGCCCGGTCGTCCTGGTAGCGCACGGGAATGCGCATCTCCTCCCAGATGAAGGGAAACTCGCGCGTGTAGTTGTAGACGGGCTCGTCGAAGATCTTGTCGTTGGTCACCGTGACGATGCGCCCCGTGTACTGCCGCGCTCCCACCCACATGGCGGGCTCGTCCTTTTGCACCGGGGGCGGCTGCCCCATCTCGATGATCTTGGTCCGCGTGAAGCCCAGCGCGATCACGTCGCCGCGCACGCCGCCCATCACGATGCGGTCGCCCACGTTGAAGATGCGCCCGCTGAGGATCACGAAGTACCCCGCCACCGCCGTGATCACCCGCTGCAGCGCCACCGCCAGCCCCGCCGTCAGCAGCCCGGCCGGCATCGCCAGACCCTTTGGATCGTCGAACCAGATGGACACCAGGACCAGGATGACGATGATCGTGGTGCCGATGCTGACCGCGTGGTCGGACCAGAACCGGGCCCGCACGTCGCGGCGCCTGCGCTGAGACGCCCGGATCAGGGCCTTCAAACCCCTCCCCAGCGCCCACACCAGCACGAGCACAGCCAGCGACATCAGCAGCTTGCGGCCGGTCTCGGCGTTCATCCCGATGAGCCGCACGCCGAACATCTCGACGGTACGCTCCGGCCCCACCAGCTGGACGATGGACTGCATCGGCGTATCCGGTAGAAGGTTCGGCCGCCCCGACCGCAACATGCGATCCAGCGGC
This DNA window, taken from Longimicrobium sp., encodes the following:
- the ctaD gene encoding cytochrome c oxidase subunit I, whose translation is MAHTEAHATASLLDAGGRAEMERSWRPEPGFWGWLVAVDHKSIAKRYIATAFIFFLLGGLEAMVMRIQLARPENGLLSPDQYNQLFTMHGTTMMFLFGVPVQIAVALYFVPLMVGTRNVAFPRLNAFGYWTYLIGGVLLYSGFILNTGPDAGWFNYVPLSGPQYSPGKRIDVWAQTVTFTEIASLVAAVTLIVTILKQRAPGMSLNRLPLYVWSILVTAVVILFAMPSVALASMMLAMDRLIGTHFFNPAEGGDPLLWQHLFWFFGHPEVYIMFIPATGFVSEIIPVFARRKMFGHTPLVLSLVATGFLAFGLWVHHMFTTGLPQLGQSFFTAASLMIAIPNGVQIFCWIATLWAGRPRFATPLLFVIGFIVLFVCGGITGVMVASVPFDQQAHDTYFVVAHLHYVQIGAFVFPLFGAFYYWFPKVMGRMLSETLGKVHFWLFFVGMNVTFFPMHFLGFMGMTRRVYTYPVEAGWAPLNLMATVGAALMAAGILTFLANVFTSARRGAPAGDDPWGSHTLEWGTASPPPAYNFLHIPVVQGLYALWERTPDRPVVTGMGTRRPEVLLTTVLDAEPDARYEHPGPSIAPLLCALAVGVTFIGGIFTTWAFVVGPALLFPALLVWMTTQDDHDGPRTEGEEPA
- a CDS encoding cytochrome c oxidase subunit 3; its protein translation is MSAERSVLDVSGLPKVVFGHRSLLWWGTVGFMVIEGFTLVLMVAAYFYLRTGEMGWPPGRTPNPELLIPTINTVLLLLVMAPMHAAGKAAKRFDRRGVARGLLIACALTLVVNVLRWWELLALNVRWDAHAYASAAWGVVVLHATLIVVDFFETGTLAALFLSGRALRKHYPDVADAAFYQYFLSLAWVPVYLVIYWGPRVL
- a CDS encoding cytochrome c oxidase assembly protein, with the protein product MSAWLYSRGTERLWRRSGVGRGVRRWEAGCFAAGWVTLAVAMVSPLHPLGGVLFSAHMVQHELLMALAAPLLVLGRPMLPFLWALPMSWRRAAGAGARRQAVRAGWRFVTAPFAAFALHAAALWLWHIPGPYQATLTSEWMHTLQHASFLGTGLLFWWALVHGREGRMGYGAAVFYLFATAMHSGGLGALLTFARAPWYPEYGAAGAAWGLTPLEDQQLAGLIMWIPAGASYLVAGLALVAAWMRESERKAARWQDRALLRPT
- a CDS encoding c-type cytochrome, with translation MRFSRRMLLLTALALSACGGGPDKKAMEEAAALTRGDPHAGREQIRRYGCNACHTIPGIQGAHGAAGPPLGGIVGRMYIAGVLTNTPDHMVKWIQDPPGIEPKTAMPNLGVTEEEARDIAAYLYALK
- a CDS encoding mechanosensitive ion channel domain-containing protein, which produces MQSIVQLVGPERTVEMFGVRLIGMNAETGRKLLMSLAVLVLVWALGRGLKALIRASQRRRRDVRARFWSDHAVSIGTTIIVILVLVSIWFDDPKGLAMPAGLLTAGLAVALQRVITAVAGYFVILSGRIFNVGDRIVMGGVRGDVIALGFTRTKIIEMGQPPPVQKDEPAMWVGARQYTGRIVTVTNDKIFDEPVYNYTREFPFIWEEMRIPVRYQDDRARAEAIILEAARRHTVEVTERGSAALARLQRHYRIEAADPEPRTTLRLTDNWLEITVRFLAPDHGVRALKDAIARDILDGFDAAGMGLASATYEIVGVPELRVAPSPPRPPSPRPLGEGGDRVD